taataatagtaataatctGATCATCGATTGGCAGTCCTATCTAGAGGGTGAATTCTTACCTTTCgtccttcctttctttctttcttactttCATCCTATTTTCCTTATTAAGGATCTTCAAATTCTTTCTAGAAAGCAATTAAGCCTTATAATTTCCTACAGACATCTAGATGACCTAGTAGATTGATAAATGGAGTCATATCAAACTTACAGGCAAACCAGGGATATTAGACATGGAGTTTGACGCAACACGTCTGTACTTGTGTCTTGGAGAGTAAAACTTATAGTCTCGAGGAGAGACAGCTACTTCACTTCGACCAGTCAACCGTTTGAACCTGCCCTCaagagccaaaaaaaagaaagagagagagatataaaggCACACCACAGAGTGAAGTGGAAATGCACCCTTCTCAACGTAATAAACAAACGTATAACTTACCACTCAGCATCATCAATAGGCATGCTATTTGGTTTTTCAACAATATCCAAACCATTGACTACGACAAAACGAACTCGCTTCTCTTCTTGTATAACTAATTCTGGAAATCTTGTCCTAGTTTCAAGAGAAGTTGCCAATTCTCTTCTTTTGAACGTACATGGTCCTGCAGACAAAAGCATAAAGATACAGGAACTTAAATAGCAATAAATCACAATAAAGTCATCCTAAAGAAGGAAAATGCAATACCttttttaggaaatttcttaGCCAGCCTTCTATACAAACCACCAGCTGCCTCAAGGGCTACTCCAATGGTCTTGTCACGAATACCATTCAATGAAACAAGCCTGCTATTCACATCAGTAACTAGAGTTTCATACATATTTGCCACGTACATCAAGGGTAAGGCAAACCTCGGGTCACCTTCATACTGGACCTCTCTCGTCTTCCTCTTATTTAGTTTATCTTGGCTAGACTGCCCAGTATAGTCAGCCTCAGAATCAGGCACCTCAGTGACATGATCAAGAATGAAATGATCCACAATAATTTGTAGAAATCTTGACCTTGCTGATTCAATAGGCGAAACATCTGGTTCAAAAATTCTAATCAGGCATCATCCAATTTAAGGAACAAAGAGCAcataaaaattcaagtttttttttttttttaaatgaaatcaaTCATTATACCTTCTATTGTTAGGATATCATAGGGGGACCTTGAAGTCCCATTGTTGTCAAGGCTAGAGCGATCATCATCAACTCCTACACCATGGAGCGGCAAAGAGTTCCTATAGGATTCATGCATACAGTCCTATAACAAATATGATATCA
This genomic stretch from Quercus lobata isolate SW786 chromosome 3, ValleyOak3.0 Primary Assembly, whole genome shotgun sequence harbors:
- the LOC115978631 gene encoding uncharacterized protein At2g02148 isoform X1 — protein: MGSRVPVQQQYNLRSANSFIGSPLHDLNTVDARPTDIDSISDVDRDAVTDDDDSLDHHSNAVDCMHESYRNSLPLHGVGVDDDRSSLDNNGTSRSPYDILTIEDVSPIESARSRFLQIIVDHFILDHVTEVPDSEADYTGQSSQDKLNKRKTREVQYEGDPRFALPLMYVANMYETLVTDVNSRLVSLNGIRDKTIGVALEAAGGLYRRLAKKFPKKGPCTFKRRELATSLETRTRFPELVIQEEKRVRFVVVNGLDIVEKPNSMPIDDAEWFKRLTGRSEVAVSPRDYKFYSPRHKYRRVASNSMSNIPGLPTFPVSDNSSSLATAQGFRSVTDPQNQQQTVCKHPMQPLSHQPQFHPIHQNHHQPMQQSPHASHFAHSHQCVPPSHLTEISHCHQPTISQQMACLQPLTGGHAGGRLHVMPSNLAKFCDECGAPYLRETSKFCSECGVKRELEMMVITPRGWLK
- the LOC115978631 gene encoding uncharacterized protein At2g02148 isoform X3 — protein: MGSRVPVQQQYNLRSANSFIGSPLHDLNTVDARPTDIDSISDVDRDAVTDDDDSLDHHSNAVDCMHESYRNSLPLHGVGVDDDRSSLDNNGTSRSPYDILTIEDVSPIESARSRFLQIIVDHFILDHVTEVPDSEADYTGQSSQDKLNKRKTREVQYEGDPRFALPLMYVANMYETLVTDVNSRLVSLNGIRDKTIGVALEAAGGLYRRLAKKFPKKGPCTFKRRELATSLETRTRFPELVIQEEKRVRFVVVNGLDIVEKPNSMPIDDAEWFKRLTGRSEVAVSPRDYKFYSPRHKYRRVASNSMSNIPGLPTFPVSDNSSSLATAQGFRSVTDPQNQQQTVCKHPMQPLSHQPQFHPIHQNHHQPMQQSPHASHFAHSHQCVPPSHLTEISHCHQPTISQQMACLQPLTGGHAGGRLHVMPSNLAKFCDECGAPYLRETSKFCSECGVKRLGT
- the LOC115978631 gene encoding uncharacterized protein At2g02148 isoform X2; the protein is MGSRVPVQQQYNLRSANSFIGSPLHDLNTVDARPTDIDSISDVDRDAVTDDDDSLDHHSNAVDCMHESYRNSLPLHGVGVDDDRSSLDNNGTSRSPYDILTIEDVSPIESARSRFLQIIVDHFILDHVTEVPDSEADYTGQSSQDKLNKRKTREVQYEGDPRFALPLMYVANMYETLVTDVNSRLVSLNGIRDKTIGVALEAAGGLYRRLAKKFPKKGPCTFKRRELATSLETRTRFPELVIQEEKRVRFVVVNGLDIVEKPNSMPIDDAEWFKRLTGRSEVAVSPRDYKFYSPRHKYRRVASNSMSNIPGLPTFPVSDNSSSLATAQGFRSVTDPQNQQQTVCKHPMQPLSHQPQFHPIHQNHHQPMQQSPHASHFAHSHQCVPPSHLTEISHCHQPTISQQMACLQPLTGGHAGGRLHVMPSNLAKFCDECGAPYLRETSKFCSECGVKSKNSV